A genomic stretch from Thermoanaerobaculia bacterium includes:
- a CDS encoding DinB family protein has product MDSPSEFLVYFEKVRSRTEKVAALIPEERIEWSPARFASDPSSTTDRAGFTLGETVRHIAAIERWMFAENVMRRPSRYAGCGPDLASGRDAVLADLRQRHRESVEIFGRLSPADTEERCVTPGGTSIRIGKWLRS; this is encoded by the coding sequence GTGGATTCCCCTTCCGAGTTCCTCGTCTACTTCGAGAAGGTCCGCTCGCGCACGGAGAAGGTGGCGGCGCTCATTCCCGAGGAGAGGATCGAATGGTCGCCGGCCCGCTTCGCGAGCGATCCGTCCTCCACGACGGATCGCGCGGGATTCACGCTCGGCGAGACGGTCCGCCACATCGCCGCGATCGAGCGCTGGATGTTCGCCGAGAACGTGATGCGGCGCCCGAGCCGGTACGCGGGGTGCGGGCCCGATCTCGCGTCGGGCCGCGACGCGGTGCTCGCCGATCTCCGCCAACGCCACCGCGAGTCGGTCGAGATCTTCGGGCGGCTCTCGCCGGCGGATACGGAAGAACGGTGCGTGACGCCCGGGGGCACCTCGATCCGGATCGGCAAGTGGCTGCGCTCG